From the genome of Thermostichus vulcanus str. 'Rupite', one region includes:
- a CDS encoding ZIP family metal transporter: protein MHPIWIGSLGSLIAGLATGLGALPALFVPSISDRAQGILLGFGGGVMLAATSFSLLVPGTEAALELGYSRFMAALIMVAGMLIGALFLESAHRFFPHEHFFKGVEGENRAHLKRIWLFIIAITLHNFPEGLAVGVGFATGQITAGLALAIGIGLQNIPEGLVVALSLVAQGYRRLFAFRVALLTGLVEPVGGLIGATVVSLAQPLLPWGMAFAAGAMLFVISDEIIPESHRQGIEREATFGVLSGFVVMLLLDTALG, encoded by the coding sequence ATGCACCCCATCTGGATTGGATCCCTGGGTAGCCTGATCGCCGGCTTAGCCACAGGGTTAGGGGCTTTGCCAGCCCTGTTTGTTCCCTCTATCTCTGACCGAGCCCAAGGGATCCTACTGGGGTTTGGGGGTGGGGTGATGTTGGCCGCCACATCCTTCTCTTTGTTGGTGCCGGGGACGGAAGCCGCTCTGGAGTTGGGGTATTCCCGGTTCATGGCTGCTTTGATCATGGTGGCGGGTATGTTGATCGGGGCCTTGTTCCTGGAAAGTGCCCACCGATTCTTTCCCCACGAGCACTTTTTCAAGGGAGTAGAAGGGGAGAACCGTGCCCATCTAAAACGCATCTGGCTATTCATCATTGCCATTACGCTGCACAACTTTCCGGAAGGCTTGGCGGTGGGGGTGGGATTTGCCACAGGGCAGATTACTGCAGGGTTGGCTCTAGCGATTGGGATCGGACTACAAAACATCCCGGAGGGCTTGGTGGTGGCCTTGTCATTGGTAGCCCAGGGGTATCGGCGGTTGTTTGCTTTTCGGGTGGCGCTCCTCACGGGTTTGGTGGAGCCGGTCGGTGGACTGATTGGGGCTACAGTGGTGTCGTTGGCGCAGCCTTTGTTGCCGTGGGGGATGGCTTTTGCGGCAGGGGCCATGCTGTTTGTCATTTCGGATGAGATTATCCCCGAGTCCCATCGGCAGGGGATAGAACGGGAGGCCACCTTTGGAGTCCTCAGCGGGTTTGTGGTGATGCTGCTGCTGGATACTGCACTGGGTTAA
- a CDS encoding alpha/beta hydrolase, protein MLSNEPFLWRGAEGGDHACLLLHGLGGGIYELQWLAERLLGLGLTVQGFNYPGHDQPAPRMPRSRWTEWYGRVLEHYLALQQEYRQVSVVGFSTGCPLALHLAFAHPLHKLVLLSPFFAIRHQWYYGLRPEQYLNSIGRLLEDVPRLQLPIRDGDVRAFAEKAAYFQSFNLPSVRSALELIERVRGEVAHIRVPTLILQSRQDTVVDPEQAEWLYRELGSAQKVLHWLQRSDHILSLDVEREEVFARVGQFLGDP, encoded by the coding sequence ATGTTAAGCAATGAACCCTTTTTGTGGCGGGGCGCTGAGGGGGGGGATCACGCCTGTTTGCTGCTGCATGGGTTAGGGGGCGGCATCTACGAGTTGCAGTGGTTGGCGGAACGATTGTTGGGGTTGGGCCTGACGGTCCAGGGCTTCAACTATCCCGGCCACGACCAGCCTGCTCCGCGGATGCCTCGCTCCCGTTGGACGGAATGGTACGGGCGGGTTTTGGAGCATTACTTGGCTTTGCAGCAGGAGTATCGACAGGTTTCAGTGGTGGGATTTTCAACAGGGTGCCCTCTGGCTCTGCATCTGGCTTTTGCCCATCCCTTGCACAAGCTGGTGTTGCTTTCCCCTTTTTTTGCCATCCGCCACCAGTGGTACTACGGGTTGCGTCCGGAGCAGTACCTGAACAGCATCGGGCGGTTGCTGGAGGATGTCCCTCGCCTTCAACTACCGATTCGGGATGGGGATGTGCGAGCCTTTGCCGAAAAAGCTGCCTATTTCCAGAGTTTTAATCTGCCCTCGGTGCGCAGTGCTCTCGAGCTGATCGAGCGGGTGAGAGGAGAGGTGGCTCACATCCGAGTGCCCACCCTGATCCTGCAATCTCGTCAAGATACGGTGGTGGATCCCGAACAGGCGGAGTGGCTCTATCGGGAGCTGGGATCCGCACAGAAAGTCCTGCACTGGCTGCAACGCTCCGATCACATTCTTTCTCTGGATGTGGAGCGGGAGGAGGTCTTTGCCCGAGTTGGCCAGTTCTTGGGGGATCCCTAG
- a CDS encoding cadmium resistance transporter, which translates to MSVAVFWKTLVEGIIAFVATHIDDFLLLALLFAQVQIQPNWKPWHVWLGGYIGLIGLIGISLLGYFGGLLLPPPVIGLLGLIPIAVGCWKLWRPGNEEEAIEKELEELQEHPPRKRWLFSLPFISPPVLMSVTLTFANGGDNISLYVPLFASSTPPQLLLFFVIFVLMKGLWFAIAQRLSLQPVVVKVLTEQGEHWVPWILIGLGIWILVENETWRWFVSYLVNGILG; encoded by the coding sequence ATGTCCGTCGCGGTTTTCTGGAAAACTTTAGTCGAAGGGATCATCGCTTTTGTCGCCACTCACATTGACGACTTTCTCCTGCTTGCCTTGTTATTTGCCCAGGTTCAGATCCAACCGAACTGGAAACCCTGGCACGTCTGGCTTGGTGGCTACATTGGCCTCATCGGTCTGATTGGCATCAGTCTGTTGGGCTATTTCGGCGGACTGTTGTTGCCCCCACCTGTGATTGGGTTGCTGGGATTGATCCCGATTGCTGTCGGTTGCTGGAAACTGTGGCGACCCGGAAATGAAGAAGAAGCTATTGAAAAGGAGCTGGAAGAACTCCAGGAACATCCGCCTAGAAAGAGATGGCTGTTCTCTTTGCCTTTCATCTCCCCGCCTGTGCTCATGTCAGTGACTTTGACCTTTGCTAACGGAGGGGATAATATCAGCCTCTATGTTCCCTTGTTTGCCAGTAGCACTCCACCACAATTGCTTTTGTTTTTTGTGATTTTCGTTCTCATGAAAGGGCTGTGGTTTGCTATCGCCCAAAGATTGTCTTTACAGCCAGTTGTAGTTAAGGTGTTAACAGAGCAGGGAGAACATTGGGTGCCTTGGATTCTCATTGGATTGGGAATTTGGATTCTAGTTGAAAATGAAACCTGGCGATGGTTTGTGTCCTACCTTGTGAATGGGATCCTGGGTTGA